One genomic region from Zalophus californianus isolate mZalCal1 chromosome 2, mZalCal1.pri.v2, whole genome shotgun sequence encodes:
- the PRMT9 gene encoding protein arginine N-methyltransferase 9 isoform X2: MAVECAEIRRHHRVGTKNVAGICLPTNVKFQSPACSSIDAEETVEPYTTEKMNRVPGGYLALTECFEIMTVDFNNLQELKSLATKKPGKIGIPVIKEGILDAVVVWFVLQLDDEHSLSTSPSVETCWEQAIYPVHDLADYWIKPGDHVMMEVSCQDCYLRIQNISVFGSEREVGAGKNFTQDKDLLSLGSEAELCSALANLQTSKPDAVEQTCILESTEIALLNNSLYHEGFKMAMRKVLSSLTPEKLCQAMDTQCQNEMSCGSEESNSEESIPEPFYVLDVSEGFSILPIIAGTLGQVKPYSSVEKDQHRITLDLISEANHFPKETLEFWLRHVEDESAVLQRPKSDKLWSIIILDVIEPSGLIQQEIMEKAAISRCLLQSGGKIFPQYVLMFGLLVESQTLVEESAVQGTERTLGLNIAPFINQFQVPIRVFLDLSSLPCIPLSKPVELLRLDLMTPYLNTSNREVKVHICKSGQVTAIPFWYHMYLDDEIRLDTSSEASHWKQAAVVLDNPIQVEMGEELVLNVQHHKSNVSITVKQ, from the exons ATGGCAGTAGAATGTGCAGAGATAAGAAGACATCATAG GGTGGGTACTAAGAATGTTGCTGGGATCTGTTTACCAACAAATGTGAAATTTCAGAGTCCAGCTTGTTCTTCTATAGATGCTGAAGAGACAGTTGAACCATATACAACTGAGAAAATGAATCGAGTTCCTGGAGGATATTTGGCCTTGACAGAGTGCTTTGAAATTATGACAGTAGATTTCAACAAtcttcag GAATTAAAAAGTCTTGCAACTAAAAAACCTGGTAAAATTGGTATTCCTGTTATCAAAGAAGGCATACTAGATGCTGTTGTGGTTTGGTTTGTACTCCAGCTCGATGATGAACACAGTTTATCCACAAGTCCTAGTGTGGAAACATGTTGGGAACAGGCTATCTACCCTGTACATGACCTTGCAG ACTATTGGATAAAACCTGGGGACCATGTGATGATGGAAGTGTCTTGTCAAGATTGTTACTTAAGAATCCAGAATATCAGTGTTTTTGGTTCGGAACGTGAAGTGGGTGCTGGAAAAAATTTTACCCAGGATAAAGACTTGCTGTCTTTAGGAAGTGAGGCTGAACTCTGTAGTGCCCTGGCTAACCTTCAGACCAGTAAACCAGATGCTGTGGAGCAGACATGTATATTGGAATCCACAGAAATTGCTTTGCTTAATAACAGCCTCTATCATGAAGGCTTTAAAATGGCAATGAGAAAAGTGTTGTCTTCGTTGACTCCAGAGAAACTGTGTCAGGCCATGGACACTCAGTGTCAGAATGAGATGAGCTGCGGAAGTGAAGAGAGTAATTCTGAAGAGAGCATCCCTGAACCTTTCTATGTGTTAGATGTGTCTGAAGGCTTCTCTATTCTGCCCATAATTGCTGGCACACTTGGGCAGGTTAAACCTTACAGTTCTGTGGAGAAAGACCAGCATCGTATCACTCTGGACCTCATATCTGAAGCCAATCACTTTCCTAAAGAAACACTGGAGTTTTGGTTGAGACATGTGGAAGATGAATCTGCTGTGTTGCAAAGGCCAAAATCAGACAAGTTGTGGAGTATAATTATATTGGATGTCATTGAGCCGTCTGGGCTCATTCAGCAGGAAATAATGGAAAAAGCAGCAATATCCAG gTGTTTGCTACAATCTGGAGGCAAGATCTTTCCTCAGTATGTGCTGATGTTTGGGTTGCTTGTGGAATCACAGACACTGGTAGAAGAGAGTGCTGTTCAAGGAACAGAACGCACTCTTGGATTAAATATAGCACCTTTTATTAATCAATTTCAG GTACCTATACGAGTATTTTTGGATCTATCCTCATTGCCGTGTATACCTTTAAGCAAGCCAGTGGAACTCTTAAGACTAGATTTAATGACTCCATATTTGAACACCTCTAACAGAGAAGTAAAG GTACACATTTGTAAATCTGGACAAGTGACTGCCATTCCCTTTTGGTATCATATGTACCTTGATGACGAGATTAGGTTGGATACTTCAAGTGAAGCCTCCCACTGGAAACAAGCTGCAGTTGTTTTAGATAATCCCATCCAGGTGGAAATGGGAGAAGAATTAGTACTAAATGTGCAGCACCACAAAAGCAATGTCAGCATCACAGTAAAGCAGTGA
- the PRMT9 gene encoding protein arginine N-methyltransferase 9 isoform X3, with the protein MNRVPGGYLALTECFEIMTVDFNNLQELKSLATKKPGKIGIPVIKEGILDAVVVWFVLQLDDEHSLSTSPSVETCWEQAIYPVHDLADYWIKPGDHVMMEVSCQDCYLRIQNISVFGSEREVGAGKNFTQDKDLLSLGSEAELCSALANLQTSKPDAVEQTCILESTEIALLNNSLYHEGFKMAMRKVLSSLTPEKLCQAMDTQCQNEMSCGSEESNSEESIPEPFYVLDVSEGFSILPIIAGTLGQVKPYSSVEKDQHRITLDLISEANHFPKETLEFWLRHVEDESAVLQRPKSDKLWSIIILDVIEPSGLIQQEIMEKAAISRCLLQSGGKIFPQYVLMFGLLVESQTLVEESAVQGTERTLGLNIAPFINQFQVPIRVFLDLSSLPCIPLSKPVELLRLDLMTPYLNTSNREVKVHICKSGQVTAIPFWYHMYLDDEIRLDTSSEASHWKQAAVVLDNPIQVEMGEELVLNVQHHKSNVSITVKQ; encoded by the exons ATGAATCGAGTTCCTGGAGGATATTTGGCCTTGACAGAGTGCTTTGAAATTATGACAGTAGATTTCAACAAtcttcag GAATTAAAAAGTCTTGCAACTAAAAAACCTGGTAAAATTGGTATTCCTGTTATCAAAGAAGGCATACTAGATGCTGTTGTGGTTTGGTTTGTACTCCAGCTCGATGATGAACACAGTTTATCCACAAGTCCTAGTGTGGAAACATGTTGGGAACAGGCTATCTACCCTGTACATGACCTTGCAG ACTATTGGATAAAACCTGGGGACCATGTGATGATGGAAGTGTCTTGTCAAGATTGTTACTTAAGAATCCAGAATATCAGTGTTTTTGGTTCGGAACGTGAAGTGGGTGCTGGAAAAAATTTTACCCAGGATAAAGACTTGCTGTCTTTAGGAAGTGAGGCTGAACTCTGTAGTGCCCTGGCTAACCTTCAGACCAGTAAACCAGATGCTGTGGAGCAGACATGTATATTGGAATCCACAGAAATTGCTTTGCTTAATAACAGCCTCTATCATGAAGGCTTTAAAATGGCAATGAGAAAAGTGTTGTCTTCGTTGACTCCAGAGAAACTGTGTCAGGCCATGGACACTCAGTGTCAGAATGAGATGAGCTGCGGAAGTGAAGAGAGTAATTCTGAAGAGAGCATCCCTGAACCTTTCTATGTGTTAGATGTGTCTGAAGGCTTCTCTATTCTGCCCATAATTGCTGGCACACTTGGGCAGGTTAAACCTTACAGTTCTGTGGAGAAAGACCAGCATCGTATCACTCTGGACCTCATATCTGAAGCCAATCACTTTCCTAAAGAAACACTGGAGTTTTGGTTGAGACATGTGGAAGATGAATCTGCTGTGTTGCAAAGGCCAAAATCAGACAAGTTGTGGAGTATAATTATATTGGATGTCATTGAGCCGTCTGGGCTCATTCAGCAGGAAATAATGGAAAAAGCAGCAATATCCAG gTGTTTGCTACAATCTGGAGGCAAGATCTTTCCTCAGTATGTGCTGATGTTTGGGTTGCTTGTGGAATCACAGACACTGGTAGAAGAGAGTGCTGTTCAAGGAACAGAACGCACTCTTGGATTAAATATAGCACCTTTTATTAATCAATTTCAG GTACCTATACGAGTATTTTTGGATCTATCCTCATTGCCGTGTATACCTTTAAGCAAGCCAGTGGAACTCTTAAGACTAGATTTAATGACTCCATATTTGAACACCTCTAACAGAGAAGTAAAG GTACACATTTGTAAATCTGGACAAGTGACTGCCATTCCCTTTTGGTATCATATGTACCTTGATGACGAGATTAGGTTGGATACTTCAAGTGAAGCCTCCCACTGGAAACAAGCTGCAGTTGTTTTAGATAATCCCATCCAGGTGGAAATGGGAGAAGAATTAGTACTAAATGTGCAGCACCACAAAAGCAATGTCAGCATCACAGTAAAGCAGTGA